One region of Bacillus zhangzhouensis genomic DNA includes:
- a CDS encoding IS3 family transposase (programmed frameshift) has translation MGTRISYPVEVKQKAVDMRLAGVSMKEIMEELNIKNKTQVQTWVRWHKAGDTHRFEQPVGKQYTYGKGPEYSSELERLQAENRYLSQQNEVFKKVQRIGKEVDKETSIKLVEELCKTMTVQDICVHLGISRSSYYRWKKDRTQNHSKRQLEKQIGTLCREHKYRYGYRKITALLKMRMRINHKTVQHIMQKNQWQCRVKMKKRKKNGQPYAVAGHVLDRNFQSDRPLEKLVTDITYLPYGQKPLYLSSILDLYNGEVIAFTIGDKQDTDFILNTLDQLPALPENCVLHSDQGSVYTSYEYQKAVHIKGITMSMSRKGTPADNASIESFHSTLKSETFYLNRIDRTTTSIVERTVKDYIYYYNNIRIQTKLNNQSPINYRQLAV, from the exons ATGGGGACAAGAATAAGTTATCCGGTTGAAGTCAAACAGAAGGCTGTAGACATGAGATTGGCAGGCGTATCTATGAAAGAGATCATGGAGGAATTGAATATCAAGAATAAGACGCAGGTTCAGACATGGGTGAGGTGGCATAAGGCTGGGGATACACACCGGTTCGAACAGCCTGTTGGAAAACAATATACCTATGGAAAGGGGCCCGAGTACTCTTCCGAATTAGAGAGACTACAGGCAGAAAATCGCTATCTGAGTCAACAGAATGAAGTTT TTAAAAAAGTACAACGAATTGGAAAGGAAGTTGATAAGGAAACGTCAATCAAACTGGTAGAAGAATTGTGCAAAACGATGACGGTACAGGACATTTGTGTCCACTTAGGTATCTCACGTAGTTCGTACTATAGATGGAAAAAGGATCGGACTCAGAATCATTCTAAAAGACAGCTAGAGAAACAAATCGGCACGTTGTGCCGAGAGCACAAGTATCGATATGGATATCGAAAAATCACAGCCCTACTAAAAATGAGAATGCGTATTAACCATAAAACTGTTCAACATATTATGCAGAAAAACCAGTGGCAGTGCCGGGTTAAAATGAAAAAGCGTAAGAAGAATGGGCAGCCCTATGCCGTGGCCGGTCATGTACTGGATCGAAACTTTCAGTCTGATCGCCCTCTTGAAAAACTAGTAACGGACATCACATATTTGCCTTATGGACAGAAACCATTGTATCTTTCCAGTATATTGGATTTATATAATGGAGAAGTGATTGCTTTTACGATTGGTGATAAGCAGGACACAGACTTTATCTTAAACACACTTGATCAGCTCCCAGCACTGCCTGAGAACTGCGTGTTACATAGCGACCAAGGTTCTGTGTATACATCTTACGAGTATCAGAAAGCTGTTCATATAAAAGGCATTACCATGAGCATGTCCCGTAAAGGGACACCCGCTGATAATGCCTCCATCGAATCGTTTCATTCCACGCTAAAGTCTGAAACGTTCTATCTTAACAGGATTGACCGAACTACAACTTCCATCGTAGAACGCACTGTCAAAGATTACATTTATTATTATAACAACATTCGTATTCAAACGAAACTAAACAACCAATCACCGATAAACTATCGGCAATTGGCTGTATAA
- a CDS encoding LURP-one-related family protein: MKQLYMKQKVFSLSGRFTVKDQQENDVYVVEGSFMKMPKTFTILNTERDEIAVITKKMFTFLPKFLVEVGGQEVLTIKKEFTFFKAKYSIDAAGIEVQGNWWDMNFQVLQNGEVIGQVKKEWFTWGDSYKVDILKEEMEPVMIALVVAIDCVKADEAASRSSSSTTMNN; this comes from the coding sequence ATGAAACAGCTTTATATGAAGCAGAAAGTATTTAGTCTGAGTGGCAGGTTTACGGTAAAGGATCAACAGGAGAATGATGTATATGTGGTCGAAGGCAGCTTTATGAAGATGCCGAAGACGTTTACCATTTTGAATACAGAACGAGATGAAATCGCTGTGATTACGAAGAAAATGTTTACCTTTTTACCGAAGTTTTTAGTAGAAGTTGGTGGTCAAGAGGTATTGACGATTAAAAAAGAGTTTACGTTCTTTAAAGCAAAATATTCAATTGATGCTGCTGGGATTGAAGTACAAGGTAACTGGTGGGATATGAATTTCCAGGTGCTCCAGAACGGCGAAGTGATTGGTCAGGTGAAGAAGGAATGGTTTACTTGGGGTGACAGCTATAAGGTTGATATTTTGAAAGAAGAGATGGAGCCTGTGATGATTGCGCTCGTTGTTGCAATTGATTGTGTGAAAGCTGATGAAGCAGCGTCTAGGTCTTCCTCGTCGACAACGATGAATAATTAA
- the rlmH gene encoding 23S rRNA (pseudouridine(1915)-N(3))-methyltransferase RlmH: protein MNISIITVGKLKEKYLKQGIAEYTKRLQAYAKIEIIELADEKAPENLSDQDMKIIKDKEGERILSKINPDAHVIALAIEGKMKTSEELADTIDKLATYGKSKVCFVIGGSLGLSDAVMQRANEKLSFSKMTFPHQLMRLVLVEQVYRAFRIVRGEPYHK from the coding sequence GTGAATATATCAATTATCACAGTAGGAAAATTAAAAGAGAAATATTTAAAGCAAGGCATAGCCGAATACACAAAACGATTACAGGCTTACGCAAAAATCGAGATCATTGAGCTCGCGGACGAAAAAGCACCCGAGAATCTCAGTGATCAAGACATGAAAATCATCAAAGACAAAGAAGGCGAACGCATCCTAAGCAAAATCAACCCAGACGCCCACGTCATCGCCCTCGCCATCGAAGGAAAAATGAAAACTTCCGAAGAATTAGCCGATACAATAGATAAGCTGGCAACATACGGAAAAAGCAAAGTATGTTTCGTCATAGGCGGATCCCTTGGATTAAGCGACGCTGTCATGCAGCGCGCGAATGAGAAACTGTCGTTTTCGAAAATGACGTTCCCGCATCAGTTGATGAGGCTGGTGTTGGTGGAGCAGGTTTATCGGGCTTTTCGGATTGTGCGGGGGGAGCCTTATCATAAGTAG
- a CDS encoding CxxH/CxxC protein: MNKTFYACAEHIETVLDMYIDNHELPPEFRKIEHTHSLSTTCELCNEPAIYIVGNE, translated from the coding sequence ATGAACAAAACATTTTATGCTTGTGCAGAACACATAGAAACCGTACTAGACATGTACATAGATAATCACGAACTGCCGCCGGAATTCAGAAAAATCGAACATACACACAGTTTATCCACAACCTGTGAATTGTGCAATGAACCTGCAATATATATAGTAGGGAACGAATGA
- a CDS encoding energy-coupling factor transporter transmembrane protein EcfT, whose amino-acid sequence MAVDMLSYIDRPSPIHRLTGATKLICFILWSSAAMLTYDTGILVFMLAASIVFFRLSNVRFRDISFVVIVLAIFLVINNIAIYIFAPQQGVAIYGAKHELFHIAGWYNVTLEQLFYQLNITLKYVTVMPAALLFIVTTNPSEFASSLSRIGVSYRISYAVAIALRYIPDMQRDFRTIAISQQARGIDLSKNEKLGKRIKNALSIVMPLIFSSLERIETISNAMELRGFGKHKKRTWFTAKDFQKADYAALLFVGVVLIVSLVITFVRGTRFYNPFL is encoded by the coding sequence ATGGCTGTAGACATGCTGTCTTATATCGATCGCCCGTCGCCGATTCACCGGCTGACAGGTGCAACCAAACTCATTTGCTTTATCCTCTGGTCATCTGCAGCGATGCTCACGTATGATACAGGCATATTAGTCTTTATGTTAGCCGCGAGTATCGTGTTCTTTCGACTGTCGAACGTACGATTTCGTGATATTTCCTTCGTGGTGATTGTCCTGGCAATTTTCCTAGTGATCAACAACATTGCCATTTACATCTTTGCACCCCAGCAAGGTGTCGCCATCTATGGAGCAAAGCATGAGCTGTTTCATATTGCCGGCTGGTACAATGTCACACTTGAACAGCTTTTCTATCAATTAAATATTACACTGAAATATGTGACTGTGATGCCAGCAGCGCTTTTATTTATTGTGACAACAAATCCAAGTGAATTCGCCTCATCCCTCAGCCGAATTGGGGTTAGCTACCGGATTTCGTATGCTGTAGCGATTGCTTTGCGCTATATTCCAGATATGCAGCGGGATTTTCGCACGATCGCAATTTCTCAACAAGCAAGAGGCATTGATTTATCGAAGAATGAAAAATTGGGGAAAAGAATCAAAAATGCGCTGTCGATTGTGATGCCGCTGATTTTCTCCAGCCTGGAGCGGATTGAAACGATCAGCAATGCGATGGAGCTGCGCGGGTTTGGGAAACATAAAAAGCGCACATGGTTTACGGCAAAAGACTTTCAAAAAGCAGATTATGCTGCGTTATTGTTTGTTGGTGTGGTGCTGATCGTGTCGCTAGTGATTACATTTGTGAGAGGAACGAGATTTTATAATCCTTTTCTATAG
- a CDS encoding ABC transporter ATP-binding protein, protein MKKPMIQFEHFGFKYRSQAEPTLKDINLTIYEGEKVLIAGPSGSGKSTLAHCINGLVPASYKGSMEGSLHIGGKNAEKESIFSLSQLVGTVLQDPDGQFIGLTVGEDIAFTLENDQVTREEMKTRVEEAARLTEVDGKLASSVHELSGGQKQRVAIAGVLVNDVDILLFDEPLASLDPATGKEVIDLIDRLQKQTKKTIVMVEHRLEDVLFRHVDRIIVVNDGTIAADMTPDELLASNVLEAVYLREPLYVKAMKYAGISIAPGNQIADLQRLTLDDEAKEKIKKWMEASDPSVEQIAAQDLLEVRDLSFDYPTRPNTLSNISFTVKKGEMISIAGANGAGKTTLSKVLCAFEKPTKGSILLNGDDITGDTIKQRSERIGVVMQNPNQMISKQMIFDEVALGLVLRGVKEDEIKERVERVLKVCGLYPFRNWPVSALSFGQKKRVTIASILVLEPEILILDEPTAGQDFKHYTEMMTFLEQLNQQGVTIFMITHDMHLMLEYTTRTIVISNGEKIADDTPAKVLTDQLLVQKASLKETSLYELALKADWPNPNELVDRFIEVDRKERMTWL, encoded by the coding sequence ATGAAGAAACCGATGATTCAATTCGAACATTTCGGATTCAAATATCGCAGTCAGGCAGAACCAACATTAAAGGATATCAATCTGACCATCTATGAAGGAGAAAAAGTTCTCATCGCAGGCCCGTCTGGATCGGGAAAAAGCACACTAGCCCATTGTATCAATGGGCTAGTTCCTGCGTCTTATAAAGGTTCTATGGAAGGAAGTCTTCACATCGGCGGAAAAAATGCAGAGAAAGAAAGCATTTTCTCCCTCTCCCAGCTTGTCGGAACGGTGCTTCAGGACCCTGATGGACAATTCATCGGGCTGACCGTTGGAGAAGATATCGCGTTCACGCTTGAAAATGATCAAGTCACACGCGAAGAAATGAAAACGCGTGTCGAGGAAGCAGCAAGATTAACAGAGGTAGACGGCAAGCTGGCATCGTCCGTACATGAGCTGTCAGGCGGGCAAAAACAACGTGTTGCCATTGCGGGCGTACTTGTCAACGATGTCGACATTTTGCTGTTTGATGAACCACTTGCAAGCCTTGATCCCGCAACAGGCAAAGAAGTGATTGATCTTATTGACCGGCTGCAAAAACAAACGAAAAAAACCATTGTGATGGTTGAGCACCGATTAGAGGACGTCCTTTTCCGCCATGTCGACCGCATTATCGTCGTCAATGACGGCACGATTGCAGCGGATATGACACCAGATGAATTGCTCGCCTCAAATGTATTAGAAGCGGTGTATTTGCGTGAGCCTCTATATGTAAAGGCTATGAAATATGCAGGCATTTCGATTGCACCGGGAAATCAGATTGCTGATTTACAGCGTCTCACTTTAGACGACGAGGCAAAAGAGAAAATCAAGAAGTGGATGGAAGCGTCTGATCCGTCAGTAGAGCAGATTGCAGCACAGGATTTACTAGAAGTGCGTGATCTGAGCTTTGACTATCCAACAAGACCAAACACGCTGAGCAACATCTCTTTTACCGTCAAAAAAGGAGAAATGATCAGCATCGCAGGAGCCAATGGCGCAGGCAAGACGACATTATCCAAGGTGCTCTGTGCATTTGAAAAACCAACGAAAGGGTCAATTCTTTTAAATGGTGATGACATCACAGGAGACACCATCAAGCAGCGTTCCGAACGAATCGGCGTCGTCATGCAAAACCCAAATCAAATGATTTCAAAACAAATGATCTTTGATGAGGTGGCACTTGGTCTCGTTTTAAGAGGGGTAAAGGAAGACGAGATCAAGGAGCGGGTGGAGCGGGTCCTGAAAGTGTGCGGACTGTATCCATTTCGGAACTGGCCGGTCTCAGCCCTCAGCTTTGGACAGAAAAAACGCGTCACCATTGCATCTATACTTGTACTAGAGCCAGAAATCCTCATCCTAGACGAACCAACCGCAGGACAGGATTTTAAACATTACACAGAGATGATGACATTTTTAGAGCAATTAAATCAGCAGGGTGTCACGATTTTCATGATCACTCACGATATGCATTTAATGCTTGAATATACGACAAGAACTATTGTTATTTCAAATGGAGAAAAAATCGCAGATGATACACCAGCCAAAGTGCTGACGGATCAGTTGCTTGTCCAAAAGGCGAGCTTAAAGGAAACGTCGCTGTATGAACTGGCGCTGAAAGCAGATTGGCCGAATCCAAATGAACTCGTAGATCGCTTCATTGAGGTTGACAGAAAGGAACGAATGACATGGCTGTAG
- a CDS encoding ECF-type riboflavin transporter substrate-binding protein — protein sequence MAGKQLSTKTVVAIGIGAAVFVILGRFVSIPTGIPNTQIETSYAFLALMAVLFGPVAGALIGFIGHLIKDATTFGPWWSWIIVSGVVGLLIGFISNRLKVEEGDFGWKKITLFNTVQAGAQALGWFIIAPVLDIVIYAEPANKVFVQGIVAGISNIITVGVLGTIIIAAYAKTRSKSGSLSKETS from the coding sequence ATGGCAGGAAAACAACTTTCAACAAAAACTGTCGTTGCCATTGGAATTGGCGCAGCCGTCTTTGTGATTTTAGGACGATTCGTGTCCATTCCAACTGGGATTCCGAATACACAAATTGAAACTTCATATGCATTCCTTGCATTAATGGCCGTGCTATTTGGTCCTGTTGCAGGCGCACTAATTGGTTTTATTGGACATCTCATTAAAGATGCCACCACATTTGGCCCTTGGTGGAGCTGGATAATCGTTTCGGGTGTGGTTGGATTATTGATCGGCTTCATTTCGAATCGTTTAAAAGTGGAAGAAGGCGACTTCGGCTGGAAGAAAATCACGCTCTTCAACACCGTACAAGCAGGCGCACAGGCATTAGGCTGGTTTATCATTGCTCCTGTACTCGACATTGTGATCTATGCAGAACCTGCGAACAAAGTATTTGTACAAGGTATCGTAGCAGGGATTTCAAACATCATCACAGTTGGTGTACTAGGAACCATCATCATTGCAGCTTATGCGAAAACGAGAAGCAAAAGCGGCAGCCTATCGAAGGAAACATCATGA
- a CDS encoding S-adenosyl-l-methionine hydroxide adenosyltransferase family protein, giving the protein MSEHALVLQSDFGIDDGAVSAMYGVANTVSSSIRIFDLTHNIPQYDIWEASYRLLQTVTYWPKETVFVSVVDPGVGSERKSLVVKTTSAHYIITPDNGTLTHVAQDIGIVEARYLDETINRLPKSGKSHTFHGRDIYAYTGARIASGVISFEEVGPKANIDDIIHLPVVQAYAEEDVITGTIDILDVRFGNLWTNIHHTLFEQLSIHYGDAIEVTIANGPKNVYKNIMTYGRSFADLKVGEPLVYVNSLDHLGVAINQGSFAKAYNIGTGTGWRLSIRKAPRIIYE; this is encoded by the coding sequence ATGAGTGAACATGCATTGGTTTTACAATCAGATTTCGGCATTGATGATGGAGCTGTCAGTGCAATGTACGGAGTGGCAAATACGGTTAGCAGCAGCATCCGCATTTTTGATCTTACACACAATATTCCGCAGTATGACATTTGGGAGGCTTCTTACCGTCTTCTTCAGACTGTCACATACTGGCCGAAGGAGACGGTATTCGTTTCCGTTGTTGACCCGGGCGTTGGGTCAGAGAGAAAAAGTCTTGTCGTCAAAACGACAAGCGCACACTATATCATTACCCCAGATAACGGGACACTCACGCACGTCGCGCAGGATATTGGCATTGTGGAAGCCCGTTATTTAGATGAAACCATTAACCGGCTGCCAAAGTCGGGAAAATCACATACATTCCATGGGAGAGATATTTACGCTTATACAGGGGCGAGAATTGCATCAGGTGTGATTTCTTTTGAAGAGGTTGGGCCAAAGGCGAATATTGATGATATTATCCATCTTCCAGTCGTACAGGCTTATGCGGAAGAAGATGTGATCACAGGGACGATTGATATTTTAGATGTGAGATTTGGAAATCTGTGGACCAACATTCATCACACGCTATTTGAACAGCTTTCAATTCATTATGGGGATGCAATAGAAGTTACCATTGCCAACGGGCCGAAAAATGTGTATAAAAATATCATGACCTATGGACGATCTTTTGCCGACTTAAAGGTAGGCGAACCACTCGTATATGTCAATTCACTCGACCATTTAGGCGTGGCGATCAATCAAGGGTCATTTGCAAAGGCTTATAACATCGGTACAGGCACAGGCTGGCGCCTTTCGATTCGCAAAGCTCCGCGCATTATATACGAATAA
- a CDS encoding ABC transporter permease, with protein MKGVQRVWTICMNEFKQLFKSTKSILTIVIIFILSTFVSSLPFIAAHQEKWELAKDPYSIGNELVISLFGFFLIFLLSHDILSREIHLKTIRFLVSKTTRLNIIIGKYLGLMLFWLSCIMTTYVLNMAISHRFLFSDALKILTFISVGISCALFLSMLFPTPQKSMFVGMLFSFLFPIASMISVLSSERMIHWFQYMTPYYYARWSEPLIYVIMNTALTVILLIGTALLFQRRDV; from the coding sequence GTGAAGGGGGTACAGCGTGTGTGGACCATCTGTATGAATGAGTTTAAGCAGCTCTTCAAAAGCACCAAATCTATTTTAACAATTGTTATTATTTTCATTTTATCTACTTTTGTTTCAAGTCTCCCGTTTATCGCTGCTCATCAGGAAAAATGGGAACTGGCAAAGGATCCTTATTCTATTGGGAATGAACTGGTGATTTCTTTATTTGGTTTCTTCCTTATTTTTTTGTTGTCTCATGATATTTTAAGCCGCGAGATTCATTTGAAAACCATTCGTTTTCTCGTCAGTAAAACAACCCGTTTGAACATTATTATCGGGAAATATCTAGGACTGATGCTGTTTTGGCTTAGCTGTATTATGACGACATATGTGCTGAATATGGCGATTTCACACCGTTTTCTGTTCTCTGATGCCTTAAAAATCTTAACCTTTATCAGTGTCGGTATCTCATGTGCTTTATTTTTGTCGATGCTCTTTCCAACACCGCAGAAATCAATGTTTGTCGGAATGTTATTTTCCTTTCTTTTCCCAATCGCCAGTATGATTTCTGTTCTTTCTTCAGAACGAATGATCCATTGGTTCCAATATATGACGCCTTATTATTATGCGCGCTGGAGTGAACCGCTGATCTATGTCATAATGAACACGGCATTGACCGTTATCTTACTCATTGGAACTGCACTGCTGTTTCAAAGGAGAGATGTGTAG
- a CDS encoding ABC transporter ATP-binding protein: MLHTKGLTKKYRTKVAIDHINLDVNQGDIFGLIGPKGSGKTTFFNIITGISHPTSGTFTVMNMPSLKKVRQYIGVLPEYTDLYEGLTALEHIAYLSKITGTRQRTSDYEELLEFVGLHHDHHEKVGAFTPGMKKRLGMAQAIAHQPEFILLDEPFADIDADSILHIQRVIETLKDEGKTVFLTADPPKVHQ; encoded by the coding sequence ATGCTTCATACAAAAGGGCTCACAAAAAAATATCGTACAAAAGTCGCAATAGATCATATTAATCTTGATGTCAATCAGGGCGATATCTTCGGACTCATTGGACCAAAGGGATCTGGTAAGACGACGTTTTTCAATATCATTACCGGCATCTCCCACCCTACCTCTGGTACGTTTACAGTGATGAATATGCCTTCGCTAAAAAAAGTGAGACAGTATATCGGTGTTCTGCCAGAATATACGGATTTATATGAAGGTCTTACGGCTCTTGAGCATATTGCCTATTTATCAAAAATCACCGGAACACGCCAGAGAACGAGTGATTATGAAGAACTGCTCGAATTTGTCGGTTTACATCATGATCATCACGAGAAGGTCGGTGCCTTCACACCTGGTATGAAAAAGCGGCTTGGAATGGCGCAGGCCATCGCCCATCAGCCGGAATTTATTTTACTTGACGAACCTTTTGCCGATATTGATGCAGATTCGATCTTGCACATTCAGCGGGTCATTGAAACATTAAAGGATGAAGGGAAAACCGTCTTTTTAACAGCTGACCCGCCCAAGGTTCACCAATAG
- a CDS encoding GNAT family N-acetyltransferase: MVTLQRMSQTDYDVLIEKAIQQYAEEKVLAGTWEKEESLANAEEQFDRLLPEGLQTEHHELWNFLNGDEAIGWVWLCYDPNHPQHEGFIYNFILFEAYRGKGFAKQAIAALEEQAKSLGVQKLSLHVFAHNQIARSLYEKTGFAETGIYMSKLL; encoded by the coding sequence TTGGTTACACTACAACGGATGTCACAAACTGATTACGATGTATTGATTGAGAAGGCCATTCAGCAGTACGCGGAAGAAAAGGTACTCGCAGGGACATGGGAAAAGGAAGAATCACTTGCGAACGCAGAAGAACAATTTGACAGGCTGCTTCCAGAAGGTCTGCAGACAGAGCATCATGAGCTGTGGAATTTCTTAAACGGAGATGAAGCGATTGGCTGGGTTTGGCTTTGCTATGACCCGAATCACCCACAGCACGAAGGATTTATTTATAATTTTATTTTGTTTGAAGCTTATCGAGGAAAAGGCTTTGCAAAGCAGGCTATTGCTGCATTAGAGGAGCAGGCAAAGTCATTAGGTGTGCAAAAACTCTCGCTCCATGTCTTTGCTCACAATCAAATCGCCCGTTCGCTGTACGAGAAAACGGGATTTGCAGAAACCGGTATCTATATGAGTAAACTCTTATAA
- a CDS encoding S1C family serine protease, with the protein MDYRDVEWKPRRSRKGYFLSGLIGVLVGAFLMGFFFPYVSGQIGSPFGWQQNGDGKAAQGPLKTVNVNINDAVTKVVSNMSDTVVGIINIQKSSFWEEGGEAGSGSGVIYKKKGDTFYIVTNHHVIKGANQLEVSLHDGTRIGANLVGSDQLMDLAVLTVKSDKIKKTAAFGNSDHVKPGEPVIAIGNPLGLEFAGSVTQGVISGTERAIPVDSNGDGQTDWNAEVLQTDAAINPGNSGGALINMDGKVIGINSMKIAESEVEGIGLSIPANLVIPVIEDLERYGEVKRPYLGVGMKSLADIASYHWQETLKLPSKVTSGVVVMSVEPLSPAGKAGLKELDVVTSFDGKSVQNIVDLRKYLYQKKVGDKVKVQFYRSGKKKSAEIKLSQTDRYGG; encoded by the coding sequence GTGGATTATCGCGATGTAGAGTGGAAGCCGAGACGAAGCAGAAAAGGATATTTTCTTTCTGGTTTGATCGGTGTATTGGTAGGAGCTTTTTTAATGGGATTCTTTTTCCCCTATGTATCTGGACAAATCGGCAGTCCCTTTGGATGGCAGCAGAACGGTGATGGGAAAGCAGCTCAGGGTCCTTTAAAGACTGTGAATGTAAACATCAATGATGCTGTCACGAAAGTGGTGTCTAACATGTCAGATACGGTGGTTGGCATCATTAATATCCAAAAGTCGAGCTTTTGGGAGGAAGGCGGAGAAGCAGGCAGCGGGTCAGGTGTGATTTATAAAAAAAAGGGTGATACGTTTTATATTGTCACAAACCATCACGTCATAAAAGGCGCCAATCAGCTTGAAGTGAGCCTTCATGATGGGACAAGAATTGGTGCTAATCTTGTCGGCAGCGATCAGCTCATGGATTTAGCGGTTCTCACTGTTAAAAGTGATAAAATCAAGAAAACCGCAGCCTTCGGCAACTCAGATCATGTGAAGCCGGGTGAGCCAGTCATCGCTATTGGAAATCCATTAGGGCTTGAATTCGCAGGCTCTGTTACGCAAGGAGTCATTTCAGGCACGGAGCGAGCGATCCCTGTTGATTCAAATGGAGACGGACAGACGGATTGGAATGCAGAAGTACTGCAAACAGATGCCGCCATCAATCCTGGAAACAGCGGTGGTGCCTTGATCAATATGGATGGAAAGGTGATCGGCATCAACTCAATGAAGATTGCTGAGTCAGAGGTAGAAGGAATCGGGCTGTCTATTCCAGCGAATCTGGTCATCCCTGTCATAGAGGATTTAGAGCGCTACGGAGAGGTAAAGCGTCCGTATCTTGGTGTCGGCATGAAATCATTAGCGGATATTGCGAGCTACCACTGGCAGGAAACATTGAAACTGCCATCTAAGGTCACATCTGGGGTTGTCGTCATGAGTGTTGAGCCGTTATCTCCAGCAGGGAAAGCGGGATTAAAAGAGCTGGATGTCGTGACCTCTTTTGATGGAAAAAGTGTACAGAATATCGTGGATCTTCGTAAGTATTTATATCAAAAGAAGGTTGGCGACAAGGTAAAAGTGCAGTTTTACCGAAGCGGGAAGAAAAAATCAGCAGAGATCAAACTTTCTCAAACCGACCGATATGGCGGCTAA
- a CDS encoding MBL fold metallo-hydrolase, protein MSLQFSVLASGSTGNAFYLETDEHAFLVDAGLSGKQMVELLGQIDRRPEDLDGIFVTHEHSDHIKGLGVMARKYKLPVYANEKTWKAMEAHIGKIDTEQKFHFDMETVQSFGGLDVESFGVSHDAAEPMFYVFHYGGRKLALITDTGYVSDRMKGIIQSANTFVFESNHDVGMLQMGRYPWSIKRRILSDVGHVSNEDAALAMTDVIGDATSRIYLAHLSQDNNMKDLARMAVQQTLEMKGFVVGDGFDLFDTDPKRATPLCAV, encoded by the coding sequence ATGAGCTTGCAGTTCAGTGTACTAGCGAGCGGAAGTACGGGGAACGCTTTTTATTTAGAAACAGACGAGCATGCCTTTTTGGTAGATGCTGGTTTAAGCGGCAAACAGATGGTCGAGCTGCTCGGTCAAATCGACCGCAGGCCTGAGGACTTGGACGGCATTTTTGTGACACACGAGCACTCCGATCATATTAAAGGGCTTGGTGTTATGGCAAGAAAGTACAAGCTTCCTGTCTATGCAAATGAGAAAACATGGAAGGCAATGGAGGCTCATATCGGAAAAATTGATACAGAGCAGAAATTCCACTTTGATATGGAAACTGTTCAATCCTTTGGCGGCCTTGATGTTGAGTCCTTTGGCGTCTCACATGATGCGGCAGAGCCTATGTTTTACGTGTTCCATTATGGAGGGCGCAAACTTGCCCTCATAACAGATACAGGCTATGTGAGTGACCGCATGAAAGGCATTATTCAGTCAGCCAATACGTTTGTGTTTGAGAGCAATCATGATGTCGGTATGCTGCAAATGGGCCGATACCCATGGAGCATTAAGCGCAGAATTCTGAGCGATGTCGGACATGTATCAAATGAAGATGCTGCTCTTGCGATGACAGATGTCATTGGAGATGCCACCTCACGCATTTATTTGGCTCACTTGAGTCAAGACAACAACATGAAGGATTTAGCCCGTATGGCGGTCCAGCAAACGCTAGAAATGAAGGGCTTTGTTGTGGGGGACGGCTTTGATTTATTTGATACGGACCCGAAAAGAGCAACCCCGCTTTGCGCCGTATGA